From Antedon mediterranea chromosome 9, ecAntMedi1.1, whole genome shotgun sequence, a single genomic window includes:
- the LOC140058871 gene encoding ubiquitin-conjugating enzyme E2 H, with protein sequence MSSPTPGKRRMDIDVIRLIESKHEVTILSGLHEFTVKFWGPKGSPYEGGVWKVRVDLPEKYPFKSPSIGFLNKIYHPNIDEASGTVCLDVINQAWTALYDLTNIFDSFLPQLLSYPNPIDPLNGDAAALYLHKPEDYNVKIKDYIRRYATEDILKEQEDISSSSESSMSDFSEDEAQDMEL encoded by the exons ATGTCATCTCCGACACCAGGAAAACGTCGAATGGACATAGATGTTATTAGATT AATCGAAAGCAAACATGAAGTGACGATCCTGAGTGGTTTACATGAGTTTACTGTCAAGTTCTGGGGACCAAAGGGAT CTCCTTATGAAGGAGGTGTGTGGAAGGTTCGGGTAGACTTACCAGAGAAGTACCCATTTAAATCACCATCCATTG gaTTCCTGAACAAAATCTACCACCCTAATATCGATGAGGC GTCAGGAACTGTATGCTTGGATGTAATCAATCAGGCGTGGACGGCCTTATATG atttGACTAATATATTTGACTCATTTTTACCACAATTGCTGAGTTATCCAAACCCCATTGATCCATTGAATGGCGACGCTGCGGCATTATACCTCCATAAACCAGAAGACTACAACGTCAAAATCAAAG ATTACATCAGGAGGTACGCCACTGAAGACATCCTGAAGGAGCAAGAGGATATCTCGTCATCCAGCGAAAGTTCAATGAGTGACTTTTCAGAGGATGAGGCACAAGACATGGAACTATGA
- the LOC140058991 gene encoding zinc finger C3HC-type protein 1-like, whose translation MASVVNQNQSTPRKVKALLSSFIHGSPSEDTQCSEEKDKVLHGDDVDFSRNSDGSSAGDLKRVFQPDNKVAFYQRVQTYTPFKWFDALTTLTPLECSKYGWENIDTNTLKCVSCKEVLYAGSPEITSFEQDCDISKNMMELIKTAHSSICPWPTSPSPGKFCSVVEPTPSSTASKFSKRMKSIITEKDNLPKLDLDDSISESTGLSDLTNTIQKCSSQLQTCEKIEDEQLCVAGFLALFGWSNVKPEGVSILICNHCKRQAGLWNFTSLKENQNGVTSSEGTSDVEPDPKRRKMMPLPVKAFNPSTEHRNWCPWVLGITLKNKETDIKEVQASGDQVIKQMLEPVDPTAAGWKQTWKMLDRHFEESSNITRPTLANTIPPSQAWKTVKKILGFFQGKPTT comes from the exons ATGGCTTCTGTTGTGAATCAAAATCAATCAACTCCACGTAAAGTAAAAGCACTACTTTCATCTTTTATTCATGGTTCACCTTCTGAGGATACCCAGTG CTCAGAAGAAAAAGATAAAGTTTTGCATGGTGATGATGTTGATTTCTCAAGAAACAGTGATGGTTCTTCAGCGGGTGACCTCAAGAGAGTTTTCCAGCCTGACAATAAAGTAGCGTTCTATCAAAGGGTTCAGACGTATACC CCATTTAAATGGTTTGATGCGCTCACAACTTTAACCCCTTTAGAGTGTTCAAAATATGGATGGGAAAACATTGATACAAACACATTAAAATGTGTAAGCTGCAAAGAGGTACTTTATGCTGGGAGTCCAGAAATTACATCATTTGAACAAG ATTGTGACATCAGTAAAAACATGATGGAGTTAATAAAGACGGCGCATTCAAGTATTTGTCCTTGGCCTACATCACCTTCTCCAG GAAAGTTTTGTAGTGTTGTGGAACCAACACCTAGCTCAACTGCATCCAAGTTCTCTAAAAGAATGAAAAGCATAATAACAGAAAAAGACAATTTGCCAAAACTTGACTTAGATGATAGTATATCAGAG agCACAGGCTTGTCAGATTTAACCAATACGATTCAGAAATGTTCAAGTCAGTTACAAACATGTGAAAAAATCGAGGATGAACAATTGTGTGTTGCTGGTTTTCTAGCTTTGTTTGGCTGGAGCAATGT tAAGCCAGAAGGAGTTTCAATACTCATTTGCAATCATTGCAAGCGACAGGCTGGTCTATGGAACTTTACAtctttaaaagaaaatcaaaatgGAGTGACATCGAGTGAAGGCACCAGTGATGTTGAACCAGATCCCAAAAGAAGGAAGATGATGCCTCTTCCTGTAAAGGCATTCAATCCATCCACAGAGCACCGTAACTGGTGCCCATGGGTGTTGGGGATTACCTTGAAAAACAAAGAAACAGACATCAAAGAGGTTCAAGCTTCAGGTGATCAAGTAATCAAACAAATGTTAGAGCCAGTTGACCCAACTGCCGCTGGGTGGAAGCAGACGTGGAAAATGCTTGACAGACACTTTGAAGAATCAAGTAACATAACCAGACCAACATTAGCAAATACT ATTCCACCAAGTCAAGCTTGgaaaactgttaaaaaaattCTAGGATTTTTTCAAGGAAAGCCCACCACATGA
- the LOC140058739 gene encoding kelch domain-containing protein 10-like, protein MALPLKVGHFVQISSIDNNGYTEEKQPYPRSGHCCVANSGHLIVYGGYHPEYQYSFEEDEDDDVSSLFIYNKVFKELWCFNLTTCEWQEVDTRGQPPAETASMSMVLSGQTLLLFGGTGFPWGKRSNDKIHMLNMKKQEWDILKCSGDFPPGKYGQAMCLHQGSVYIFGGCRQVCPGEFHFNSELHELNLSRKTWKKLHENLPNDFSEDSLCRGMYRHSIAIHSNKMFVIGSSWHELKYKPHFLNMVHVYDLETRKWEYTTTKASRSFDHPYPKRRVYHSCCHWKNNIYMCGGHNSSYIYDDLWRLNLETLQWSKLSATMPVPTFFHTAAVTPAGCMYLYGGVTSLSERARTSAIFRIWLDVPSLLEISWNYLHQLFPHLRKLSDTQLFTLGIPSLLLDRLKPY, encoded by the exons ATGGCCTTACCTTTAAAAGTGGGGCATTTCGTGCAAATTTCATCTATAGATAATAATG GTTATACAGAAGAAAAGCAACCATACCCCCGAAGTGGACACTGCTGCGTTGCCAATAGCGGACATCTTATAGTTTATGGCGGCTACCACCCTGAATATCAATACTCATTTGAAGaggatgaagatgatgatgtctCATCACTTTTTATATATAACAAAGTCTTTAAAGAA CTGTGGTGTTTTAATCTAACAACATGTGAATGGCAGGAAGTTGATACCAGGGGTCAACCACCGGCTGAAACAGCATCTATGTCca TGGTGTTGTCGGGCCAAACCTTGTTACTTTTTGGTGGTACAGGATTTCCATGGGGTAAAAGAAGCAATGATAAAATACATATGTTAAATATGAAGAAACAAGAATGGGATATCTTGAAGTGTTCTGGAGATTTTCCACCTGGAAAATATGGCCAG GCCATGTGTTTACATCAAGGAAGCGTTTACATATTTGGAGGATGCCGCCAAGTTTGTCCGGGGGAATTTCATTTCAACTCCGAACTTCATGAACTTAATCTCAGTAGAAAAACGTGGAAGAAGTTACATGAGAACTTGCCAAATGATTTTTCAGAGGACTCTCTTTGCCGCGGGATGTATAGGCATTCCATTGCTATTCATAGtaataaaatgtttgttataGGCAGCAGTTGGCATGAATTAAAGTATAAACCACATTTTTTGAACATG GTTCATGTTTATGATCTGGAAACTAGGAAATGGGAGTATACAACAACGAAAGCTTCTAGATCATTTGATCATCCATATCCAAAGAGGAGAGTATACCATAGTTGCTGTCACTGGAAaaaca ATATATACATGTGTGGTGGTCATAATAGTAGCTATATATATGATGATTTGTGGCGATTGAATCTAGAGACATTACAGTGGTCTAAGCTTTCTGCAACAATGCCTGTTCCAACTTTCTTTCACACAGCAGCTGTTACACCT GCTGGTTGTATGTACTTATATGGTGGTGTGACATCACTGTCAGAGCGAGCCAGAACGTCAGCCATATTTAGGATCTGGTTAGATGTACCCAGTCTGCTGGAGATCTCATGGAATTACCTGCATCAACTCTTTCCTCATTTACGTAAGCTCTCAGATACACAGTTATTTACCCTTGGTATACCATCACTTCTGTTAGACCGATTGAAACCATACTAA
- the LOC140059129 gene encoding uncharacterized protein has protein sequence MEDSEGHASPLAEASLHDDPSNRATLDVRRRFELGDIQPLNPRDRDDEIEFHGPESSPLIHRHGPSTPSNISRGRYSEASGDSPLKEKKRSFSVIANQGSVRKPQRKLEVLDLSPQDDVTTVPATPISGNPQPRPIDYNAYATKKTIAEGLLDVSLLLANASQFKVLIIQGPSYHFYGFVMTMLILSFILQIAVGVILLLLGRDNLNNMYHQRRLDKLNNWATALIFLILIINVFIGAFGLNTQMGA, from the exons ATGGAAGACAGTGAAGGGCATGCAAGTCCTCTTGCAGAAGCATCGCTTCATGATGATCCATCTAACAGAGCAACATTAGATGTTCGAAGACGTTTTGAGTTAGGAGATATACAACCACTTAATCCTCGGGATAGAGATGATGAAATAGAATTCCACGGTCCAGAGAGCTCGCCACTTATTCATCGACATGGTCCTTCAACACCTTCAAACATCAGCAGAGGACGGTACTCGGAGGCATCAGGAGATTCACCACTGAAAGAAAAGAAGAGGTCATTTTCAGTTATTGCAAACCAAGGCAGTGTTAGAAAACCACAGAGAAAGTTGGAAGTTCTGGATTTGAGTCCTCAAGATGACGTCACTACGGTTCCAGCAACACCAATATCGGgg aaCCCCCAGCCCCGCCCAATTGATTACAATGCCTATGCTACAAAGAAGACAATTGCAGAGGGCTTACTGGACGTATCTCTACTACTGGCCAATGCATCGCAGTTTAAAGTCTTGATAATTCAAGGCCCATCATATCATTTCTACGGTTTTGTTATGACGATGTTGATTCTTTCATTCATCCTGCAAATCGCAGTCGGCGTAATTCTTTTACTTCTTGGCCGTGACAATCTCAACAACATGTACCATCAGAGACGTCTTGATAAACTCAACAATTGGGCAACTGCTCttatttttctcattctaataataaatgtgtttatcGGCGCATTTGGTCTGAACACGCAGATGGGAGCATGA